Sequence from the Cucumis sativus cultivar 9930 chromosome 1, Cucumber_9930_V3, whole genome shotgun sequence genome:
TAGACACATCATTCGCAGGACATGAGTCAGTTAACCCTTAAGTAGGAATCCCCCATGCAAACAGTCTGCATTCTAGAGACATTAATAAGCGCAAACATGTAGAAAACAAAAGGGCATACCTCAGCACAATGCAGTAACTGGTAGGATCATGGAACCTTGGTATATAAGTAGTGGCACCATAAGATAACAGTCAGTGCAAAGTTCATGAAGCAGTGAACTTTTTTGCCAATCTAGTGAAAGAAAGGAAGTAACTAGAGTTGAAGAACTTGACattcataaaagaaataaatagatacTTTATTGGTAAATAACACTGTACTTTGCATTTCATTCTTACAACATATTCTCATgtgagaaatgaaaaacaatgatGCACCAAGGAACACTAAATTCCAATTTTCGGCCAAAGTAAAGATCTTTTCAGGATGAATATTAACTTGTCGGCTACTTCCTCTTCCTATTATATTTGACTGGATAAGCTATTGAGcaatttcataaaatagtaCAGATGCAGCTCCTGTTATCCTCACTTTCATAATCAGAATCTTCAGCTTCACTGTTGCATAAGAAAAGCATGTGTGCGTACACGTACGTATCAAATCAGTAATCAGAAAACAGAAAACGTCCTAATTGTTAGTTTGCTAGCATCATTCTCATTCTCAAGCATCTTTCTAATGGtgatttacaaatatatatatacacgtatatgtatgtatgatttctccattttctcatACTTTTCAACTAGCATGAACATCTTAAGAATCAAATGCAATTGCAGTTCCACCTCTCCTATATCATCACTTCCTTGTTACCACTTATACAAAGGCAAAAAGTCTCCTAATATTAGATTGAATTTCAATATGTTGTGGGAATCTGACcatattatgttttattggatAAGAAATGGACATATTCAAGAGTAcaaaagagaacaacctaACGGCAAAGGACGAGAGGGCCCTcccaagaaaaaacaaactaataaataaGGGTCTTCCAATTGTtaaaaaacatagaaaaactaattaaaaaagtgtttggtgtagTTGATAATTTAAACcatattatgttttataaCTTCATAATTTAAGTGACTTAGGCCACATTTGGTAACCatcttgttttaatttttaatttttgaaaattaagcctaCAAAAACCCTTTCCATCcctaaatttcttgttttgtaatttctaccaatgttttaaaacaccgagccaattttttaaaactaaaaaagtagtttttaaaaacatttatttttaatttagcaaaaaaatcaactaatcTACTTTTCAAAACCATTGTAAGAATATGACAGCAAATAggcttattttcaaaaacccaATGGTAACCAAACGGGGCCTCGGGAATTCTAAACTGTTATATACTCCAACCCAATAAGatcctctctctttttaaaatcaagtaATAAGTCAATGGAAGATACtatatttcaattattcaGATTTCATTTGATCTTCTCAATCATGATTCATGAGATGTAAAgattctaaaatcaaataatcaaattaaacgaAGATActatattttaactatttagaTGATATTTGATCTTCTCGATCATGATTCAAGAGATGTAAAAACCAGAGAGCATAGCCTATTCAACTCCTTCCAAGCCATTGAATCTTAAATGGAATGCAGAAAGacataagaaaagaagaaaagtgcAAGATAAATTACCTAGCTTCAAATTCCCTGATCTCAACAAGTTCTTTGCCTGAAAAATCCATCCATTGTACTCTTTTCACATGCTTCTCCTTCGAAACGCCTGATCGCAAACTGGACTTCCTCAAACTACTCTTGATTCCATACTCATTTTCCTGCACTTTGTCACCAGACTCATCTCTACACTCTTGCTTAGATTCAAGTGTCTCAACAATGGAAACTGAAGTTCCAATGACCGATTCAACTTCTGAAGGCAAATGTGATGAGTTTTCCAAATCCAGTGGAATTGATCCAGTGGAATATATATGAGGGGCAGGTTGGCAAAGGCAAAAGGATGAAGGACAGTGGATCTTACACATCCAAAACCTCATTAAAAATCAAGcaaaaagtataaaaactGAATACATAAACTACTTTTTATCACTTCTAAACTTAGCCCATTTCACCAACAACCAACAGAAGCATGAATCTCAATCAAATCATCAGCCAACACTAAACAATGCCTCCAAAACTCAAAACAGAGAAAAACCCCAGATCAAAACATGATCAAATGTTACAGAATCAAACTCCTCTACAACAAGAGAGGAATCACAGAAGAGAGAAATAtgttgaaaacaaaatcttgtGAAACAAGAATCAAGGAAAGATCAATCGGGTAAGGCAAGTAAAACCCAGAAAGcaatcattaaaatttgatcCCTTGAGGAAATTCTATtcaacacaaaacaaaaaagaattccTTCGACAAAAGAAATGGGAAATGTCCCACGCAACCTTTAAAGTTGGGCAAAAGGGTGTTCGTCCATACTCGATCTTGTTTTTATTCTCCCATGAAAGCTACCTTTTCATCATTATGAAAATGCAAATTAATgcagaggaaaaaaataaacgaAAACGTGCGGCATAATCAAAAACTGTGGACATACCCTATTCCTCATTTGCTCTGAATTTCATCATCCAATGCTCAAATTGAAGAATGGAAGAGAATTTGAAGAGTGTACACTTACTGGGGAACTGGGATTTTGAAGTTGCTGAGAAATGGAAAGAGATTTGAAATGGGATTTTGATAAATGAAGATGAACCCATTAGTGGAAATTGAGAGAGTCGTTATCAAGAACAGTGTGCAAAATTGTTCTTCCAATTTTCTACTTTCTCTTGTTGTCCATTAGATGTGGATATTATTCTTGTCTTTCAACTTTCCTATGGTAtctattttattgttttacaagtttaattttgGCTTAGTGAAAGCAAAATAGAACAAGaacaaaccaacaaaaaagtttaattttggatatattacaaaaataaattaaacacgattaaatttgaacttttgaacTTGTCTAACGTTCAAatcaaatgagttttttttcttctttttt
This genomic interval carries:
- the LOC101217749 gene encoding uncharacterized protein LOC101217749; translated protein: MRFWMCKIHCPSSFCLCQPAPHIYSTGSIPLDLENSSHLPSEVESVIGTSVSIVETLESKQECRDESGDKVQENEYGIKSSLRKSSLRSGVSKEKHVKRVQWMDFSGKELVEIREFEASEAEDSDYESEDNRSCICTIL